In the genome of Acidobacteriota bacterium, the window CTGGGAAGCGCCTTCCTGCATGCTTCTTCCTCCGAATGGCGACACCCCTCCCCTATGGGGCGGACGCCCTAGCTAATCAAACGTGTTTCTAAAATTGGTTGGTACGCGCGGTCTGACGTTTCTAAATCGGCTCTTTTGGTTCTCGAGTTCGGCTCCGATTCAGCCTCAATCGTTGGACGCCGGGAGGTGTCTGACGATTGAAAGTCATCTTCGAGCGCGGAGCCAAATATGCGCCTGTAACTATTTGTTGTCAAGCACTTAGCCACTACATGTTGCGTTTTTCTTTTAGGTCGTCCGCAATATATCGCGGAAACCGGCCAAAAAACTTCCATTCGCTATATTTTCGCTTAACGAAAGTTTTTCGGCAAGGTAAACAACGGTTGGGGTGCAGCCGCGTGCAACCGCGACTACTAGAGATTAGATGTCAGAAGTCAGCGGACGAGCACAGCGGCGATCGTTGCCGCCTTGTCGGCCAGCTTGCCGGCGTAGATGATGTTGCGCGCCTTGAGAGCGTCTTCAGCCTGCTGCAGGAAGCGGCGGGCTGCGTCCGCCTGGCCGCGGCCATCGGCGTTCAACGCGGCCGGGTTGAGCCGTGCCAGGTCCCGCGATGCCCTGGCCATCAACTCGCGAATCGCGCCGGCGGTCTGCGCCTCGGTCCCCGGTGACAGGGTGAGGGTCAGCGCTGGCGCTGGCGGCTTGACGGCGTCGGCGACCGGCTCCGTGGCAGGCGCCGACTCCGGCCTGACGTCGGCCCGCTGGGGCCGCGACGGCGGTCGCGCGGGCACCGCCTCGACCACCGGCGCCACCGGCACCAGGGCCGGCTCGTCCTGGTAAATCGTCACCACGCGCGGCGGCGGCGGCGGCGGATCGAGCAACGGCAGTTCGACTTCGGTGCGCACCTGTGCCTTCGCCGCGCACGCGCCAAGCATCGTCGTCAGCAGCACAATCGTCGCCAGCCGGGCCCGTCTCATCATCCCGATTCTATCCGCCTCCGCTCCCATTCGAGGTGTCGAGCTGCGGCGTGACAGGTCGCCCGTCAGGCAGGACCACGATGAACGCAGTCCCCACCCCGACGGTGGATTCCACGTCAATGGTGCCGTTGTGGATCTGCACCGCCCGGAACACCAGCGCCAGCCCCATCCCCGATCCGCGATCCTTCGTCGTGAAGTACAGCTCGAAGATGCGCTCCAGATTCTCCGGCGCGATCCCCACCCCGGTATCTTCGACGCGCACGCTGACGCGGTGGTCTGGCAAGACGCTGCAGGTCATCGACAGTCGCCCGCCCTTCGGCATGGCCTGGATGGCGTTCTGGGCCAGGTTCAGGAACACGTCGCGCAATTGGGCCGGGTCGCCCTCGGCCACCAGCGTCGAATCGCCGCACCCCGCCTGGATGGTGACCCCGGCGCGGTCGGCTTCGGGCCCGACGGCGGCCAGCACGTTGCGAATCAGCGGCGCCAGCGGCACCGGGCCGAACGACACCTCTTCGGGCCGCACGAACTTCAGGAACCCCTGGATGCGCTCGTCGAGCTTGCGGATCTCGCCGGCGATCACGTCAAGGTGCGGGAAAGCCGGACTCGCCGCATCGAGCTTCGCGCGCAGGAGCTCGATGTGGATCGTCATGGCGTTGAGCGGGTTCTTCATCTCGTGCGCCACCCCGGTGAACAACCGGCCGACGCGCGTGATGCGCCGCGACATCTCGCCCAGCTGCGCCGGCGAGAGCCCGCCCGGCGACGCCGCCCGCAGTTGCGCGCTCACCTGGTCGAACACATCGCCCAGGTCACGCAGTTCCTCATCGTCGCGCAGGTCCAGGGTGGCGCCCAGGTCACCGCGGCCCAGCCGGGTCAGGCTGCTGCGAATGACGTGCATGGGCCGCAGCACCAGCTGGGCCAGCAGCATGGCGACGACGATCGCCACCACCAACGCGCCCCCCGCGACCAGGGCCGCTGACGTGATCGACGGATTGAGGTAACTGCGCAGCAAGCCGGGCATCAGGCTGACGCGTATCTCGCCGAACGGCTGATCGCCGAGCGCCATCGGCTGGGTCCACTCGACATTGTTGTCATTGAGATAAATCGCTCGCAGCTTCGCCACGTCGTTGAGCGCGAACAAGTCGTTCAGCTGCGGCAATCGCGTGACGGTCCTGCCGACTTGCTCTGGATTGCTCGACGCAATCACGACACCGTCCGGATCGACGATCGACGCCTCGATGATATCGTCGGAATACAGCGCCGCCTGCAACGCGGACTGCACAGCGCGGCTGTTGCGGACGTCCTGGTACGCCGTTTCCGGCGACACGATCGCAATGGCCGCCTGCGAATACACCGAGCTGCCAAACAGATTCAAACGATCCCGGCTCCCGGCGAGCAGGATGACCACCGTGTTGCCCAGGTGCAGTAGGCTGAGCGCAATGACGATCAGCGCCACCATCGCGGTAACGCCCAGCACCTGTTTTTGCTTGATCGACAACCGCATGCCGGCCCGACCTACCCGCGCACGTTAGGCACCTTAGGCACCCTTGGCACCCTCATCCTTGAATCGATTCAGCTTGTTGTGGAGGGTCTTGAGGCTGATTCCGAGCATCTCGGCGGCGCGGGTCTTGTTGCCGGCGGCGGCCTCGAGCGTGGCGAAGATCAACTTCTCCTCGGCCTCGTCCACGGTCATCCCCGGGGCGATGGTCACGCCGTTGGCCGGGGCCACGGCGGCCGGCGCGGCGCCAAGCGCCGGCAGGTGCGGCAGTTCAATCACCTCACCGCGGGCAAGGATCGTGGCGCGCTCGATCACGTTGCGCAGTTCGCGGACGTTGCCGGGCCAGTCGTATTGTTCCAGCAGGCGCATCGCCGCCGGCGCCACCGTCTTCACCGAGCGGTGGTCGCGGGTGTTGAACTCGTCGACGAAGGCCTGGATCAACAGCGGCAGATCGTCCTTGCGTTCGCGCAACGGCGGCAACTTGATGCTGAACACGTTCAGCCGATAGTAGAGGTCTTCACGCAGGCGGCCCTCACGAATCGCCGTTGCGGGATCGATGTTGGTGGCGGCGATCACGCGCACGTCGACCGCCTGTTCGGTGCGGCCGCCCAACCGGCGGAACTTCCGCTCCTGCAGCACCCGCAGCAGTTTCACCTGGGTCGCCGGGGTCATCTCGGCGATCTCGTCGAGGAACAAGGTGCCGCGGTCCGCCAGCTCGAAACAGCCCAGCCGCCGGTCGGTGGCGCCGGTGAAGGCGCCCTTTTCATGACCGAAGATCTCGCTTTCGAGCAGGGTGTCGGGAATCGCCGCGCAGTTGAGCGCGACAAACGGCGCGTTCGCGCGTGGGCTCAGCTGGTGAATGGTCTGGGCCACCAGTTCCTTGCCGGTACCCGACTCGCCGAGCAGCAGCATCGACGCCGGCGTGGGCGCCGCCTGTTCGAGCACTTGATAAAGGGCCCGCATGGCGGGACTGTGGCCGATGATGCGGCCGAATCGGCCGCTGCCGGTCAACTGGCGGCGCAACGCCTGGTTCTCGCGCTTCTGCTGGTTGATCT includes:
- a CDS encoding ATP-binding protein, translating into MRLSIKQKQVLGVTAMVALIVIALSLLHLGNTVVILLAGSRDRLNLFGSSVYSQAAIAIVSPETAYQDVRNSRAVQSALQAALYSDDIIEASIVDPDGVVIASSNPEQVGRTVTRLPQLNDLFALNDVAKLRAIYLNDNNVEWTQPMALGDQPFGEIRVSLMPGLLRSYLNPSITSAALVAGGALVVAIVVAMLLAQLVLRPMHVIRSSLTRLGRGDLGATLDLRDDEELRDLGDVFDQVSAQLRAASPGGLSPAQLGEMSRRITRVGRLFTGVAHEMKNPLNAMTIHIELLRAKLDAASPAFPHLDVIAGEIRKLDERIQGFLKFVRPEEVSFGPVPLAPLIRNVLAAVGPEADRAGVTIQAGCGDSTLVAEGDPAQLRDVFLNLAQNAIQAMPKGGRLSMTCSVLPDHRVSVRVEDTGVGIAPENLERIFELYFTTKDRGSGMGLALVFRAVQIHNGTIDVESTVGVGTAFIVVLPDGRPVTPQLDTSNGSGGG
- a CDS encoding sigma-54 dependent transcriptional regulator — encoded protein: MAEPTSHAAERVLIVDDDPATRTGLTELVRAWGFTAESAGDGAEALERVTDFRPSIIVSDMVMPRMSGLDLLKALAGEVEQIKVILLTAQGTVDTAVEAVKAGAEDYLTKPLDPHKLQRLLVRLAEINQQKRENQALRRQLTGSGRFGRIIGHSPAMRALYQVLEQAAPTPASMLLLGESGTGKELVAQTIHQLSPRANAPFVALNCAAIPDTLLESEIFGHEKGAFTGATDRRLGCFELADRGTLFLDEIAEMTPATQVKLLRVLQERKFRRLGGRTEQAVDVRVIAATNIDPATAIREGRLREDLYYRLNVFSIKLPPLRERKDDLPLLIQAFVDEFNTRDHRSVKTVAPAAMRLLEQYDWPGNVRELRNVIERATILARGEVIELPHLPALGAAPAAVAPANGVTIAPGMTVDEAEEKLIFATLEAAAGNKTRAAEMLGISLKTLHNKLNRFKDEGAKGA